In Stutzerimonas stutzeri, a genomic segment contains:
- the rplJ gene encoding 50S ribosomal protein L10 — MAIKLEDKKAIVAEVNEAAKAALSAVVADARGVTVGAMTGLRKEAREAGVYVRVVRNTLLRRAVEGTPYDVLNDVFKGPTLIAFSNEHPGAAARIFKEFAKGQDKFEIKAAAFEGQFIAANQIDALATLPTYDEAISQLMSVIQGATSKLARTLAAVRDQKEAAAA; from the coding sequence GTGGCAATCAAACTCGAAGACAAGAAAGCCATCGTCGCTGAAGTCAACGAGGCTGCCAAAGCTGCCCTGTCCGCTGTCGTGGCTGATGCCCGTGGCGTGACCGTGGGAGCCATGACCGGACTCCGTAAAGAGGCCCGCGAAGCAGGTGTCTACGTGCGTGTCGTACGTAATACTCTGCTGCGTCGCGCCGTTGAAGGCACTCCGTACGACGTGCTCAACGACGTGTTCAAAGGCCCGACCCTTATTGCTTTCTCCAATGAACATCCGGGCGCTGCTGCCCGTATTTTCAAAGAGTTCGCCAAGGGTCAGGACAAGTTCGAGATCAAGGCTGCTGCGTTCGAGGGTCAGTTCATCGCAGCCAACCAGATCGACGCTTTGGCAACCCTGCCGACCTATGACGAAGCTATTTCGCAGCTGATGAGCGTGATTCAAGGCGCTACCAGCAAGCTGGCTCGTACTTTGGCGGCCGTTCGTGACCAGAAAGAAGCTGCAGCAGCCTAA
- the rplL gene encoding 50S ribosomal protein L7/L12: MALTNEDIINAVSEMSVMQVVELIKAMEEKFGVTAAAATVAAAGPAAAAAEEQTEFNVMLLEAGEKKVNVIKAVRELTGLGLKEAKAVVDGAPGIVKEGVSKDEAEAAKKSLEEAGAKVELK, from the coding sequence ATGGCTCTGACCAACGAAGACATCATCAACGCCGTTTCCGAAATGTCCGTGATGCAGGTTGTAGAACTGATCAAGGCAATGGAAGAGAAGTTCGGTGTTACTGCTGCTGCCGCTACCGTTGCTGCGGCTGGCCCGGCTGCTGCCGCTGCTGAAGAACAGACCGAATTCAACGTCATGCTGCTTGAAGCTGGCGAAAAGAAAGTCAACGTGATCAAGGCGGTTCGCGAGCTGACTGGTCTGGGACTCAAAGAGGCCAAGGCTGTTGTTGACGGCGCCCCTGGCATCGTCAAAGAAGGTGTGTCGAAAGACGAAGCCGAAGCTGCCAAGAAGTCCTTGGAAGAGGCTGGCGCCAAAGTCGAGCTCAAGTAA
- the rpoB gene encoding DNA-directed RNA polymerase subunit beta — protein MAYSYTEKKRIRKDFSKLPHVMDVPYLLAIQLDSYREFLQAGATKDQFRDIGLHAAFKSVFPIISYSGNAALEYVGYRLGDPAFDVKECVLRGVTFAVPLRVKVRLIIFDKESSSKAIKDIKEQEVYMGEIPLMTENGTFIINGTERVIVSQLHRSPGVFFDHDRGKTHSSGKLLYSARIIPYRGSWLDFEFDPKDAVFVRIDRRRKLPASVLLRALNYSTEEILDAFYDTNVFHVKGEALSLELVPQRLRGEIASFDIKDENGKVIVEQGRRITARHINQLDKSGIKALDMPMDYVLGRTTAKAIVHPATGEIIAECNTELTVEVLAKLVKGQVVRFETLYTNDIDCGPFISDTLKIDSTTNQLEALVEIYRMMRPGEPPTKDAAETLFNNLFFASERYDLSAVGRMKFNRRIGRTEIEGSGVLSREDIVAVLKTLVDIRNGKGVVDDIDHLGNRRVRCVGEMAENQFRVGLVRVERAVKERLSMAESEGLMPQDLINAKPVAAAVKEFFGSSQLSLFMDQNNPLSEITHKRRVSALGPGGLTRERAGFEVRDVHPTHYGRVCPIETPEGPNIGLINSLAAYARTNQYGFLESPYRVVKEGEVTDEIVFLSAIEEADHVIAQASAKLDDRKLVDELVAVRHQNEFTVKAPEDVTLMDVSPKQVVSVAASLIPFLEHDDANRALMGSNMQRQAVPTLRSDKPLVGTGMERNVARDSGVCVVARRGGVIDSVDASRVVVRVHDAEVETGEAGVDIYNLTKYTRSNQNTCINQRPLVSKGDVVERGDIMADGPSTDMGELALGQNMRVAFMPWNGYNFEDSILLSERVVQEDRFTTIHIQELTCVSRDTKLGPEEITADIPNVGEAALNKLDEAGIVYVGAEVGAGDILVGKVTPKGETQLTPEEKLLRAIFGEKASDVKDTSLRVPTGTKGTVIDVQVFIRDGVERDSRALAIEKMQLDEIRKDLNEEFRIVEGATFERLRSALVGASAEGGAGLKKGTVITDEVLDGLEHGQWFKLRMAEDALNEQLEKAQAYIFDRRQLLDDKFEDKKRKLQQGDDLAPGVLKIVKVYLAIKRRIQPGDKMAGRHGNKGVVSVIMPVEDMPHDANGTPVDIVLNPLGVPSRMNVGQILETHLGLAAKGLGEKINRMLDEQRKVAELRKFLTEIYNEIGGRQENLDEFSDQEVLDLAKNLRGGVPMATPVFDGAKEREIKAMLKLADLPESGQMQLFDGRTGNKFERTTTVGYMYMLKLNHLVDDKMHARSTGSYSLVTQQPLGGKAQFGGQRFGEMEVWALEAYGAAYTLQEMLTVKSDDVNGRTKMYKNIVDGDHRMEPGMPESFNVLIKEIRSLGIDIDLETE, from the coding sequence ATGGCTTACTCATACACTGAGAAAAAACGAATCCGCAAGGACTTTAGCAAGTTACCGCACGTGATGGACGTGCCGTATCTTTTGGCCATCCAGCTGGATTCGTATCGCGAATTCCTGCAGGCGGGAGCGACCAAAGATCAGTTCCGCGATATTGGCTTGCATGCAGCCTTCAAATCCGTTTTTCCGATAATCAGCTATTCCGGCAATGCAGCGCTGGAATACGTTGGCTATCGCCTGGGCGACCCGGCTTTTGATGTCAAGGAATGCGTTCTGCGCGGCGTAACCTTCGCGGTACCGCTGCGGGTAAAAGTCCGCCTGATCATTTTCGATAAGGAATCGTCGAGCAAGGCGATCAAGGACATCAAAGAGCAAGAAGTCTACATGGGGGAGATCCCCCTGATGACCGAGAACGGTACCTTCATCATCAACGGTACCGAGCGCGTTATCGTGTCTCAGCTGCACCGCTCGCCAGGTGTCTTCTTCGATCACGATCGCGGCAAGACCCATAGCTCGGGCAAACTGCTGTATTCCGCTCGCATCATCCCGTACCGCGGCTCCTGGCTGGACTTCGAGTTCGATCCGAAGGATGCCGTCTTCGTGCGTATCGACCGTCGCCGCAAGCTGCCGGCCTCGGTGCTGCTGCGCGCGCTGAACTACAGCACTGAAGAAATCCTCGATGCGTTCTACGACACCAACGTGTTCCACGTTAAAGGTGAAGCGTTGAGCCTTGAGCTTGTTCCGCAGCGTCTGCGCGGCGAAATCGCATCGTTCGATATCAAGGATGAAAACGGTAAAGTCATCGTCGAGCAAGGCCGTCGCATTACTGCACGTCATATCAACCAGCTCGACAAGTCCGGCATCAAAGCGCTAGATATGCCGATGGACTACGTGCTTGGGCGTACCACTGCCAAGGCCATCGTGCATCCTGCCACCGGCGAGATCATTGCCGAGTGCAACACCGAACTCACCGTTGAAGTCCTGGCCAAGCTGGTCAAGGGTCAGGTGGTGCGTTTCGAGACGTTGTATACCAACGACATCGATTGCGGTCCGTTCATTTCGGACACGCTGAAGATCGATTCGACGACCAATCAGCTCGAGGCGTTGGTCGAAATCTATCGCATGATGCGTCCTGGCGAGCCGCCAACCAAGGACGCCGCCGAAACGCTGTTCAACAATCTGTTCTTCGCCTCCGAGCGCTACGATCTGTCAGCCGTGGGGCGGATGAAATTCAACCGCCGTATCGGTCGTACAGAGATCGAAGGTTCCGGCGTGCTCAGCCGTGAGGATATCGTCGCGGTGCTGAAGACACTGGTCGATATCCGTAACGGCAAGGGCGTAGTCGATGACATCGATCACCTGGGCAACCGTCGCGTACGTTGCGTTGGTGAAATGGCCGAGAACCAGTTCCGTGTAGGCCTGGTACGTGTCGAGCGAGCGGTCAAGGAACGCCTGTCGATGGCCGAAAGCGAAGGCCTGATGCCGCAGGACTTGATCAACGCCAAGCCGGTTGCCGCAGCGGTGAAGGAGTTCTTTGGCTCCAGCCAGCTGTCGCTGTTCATGGACCAGAACAACCCGCTCTCCGAGATCACCCACAAGCGTCGTGTCTCCGCGCTCGGCCCGGGCGGTCTGACCCGTGAGCGTGCGGGCTTCGAGGTCCGCGACGTACATCCGACCCATTACGGTCGTGTCTGCCCGATCGAGACGCCGGAAGGTCCAAACATCGGTCTGATCAACTCGCTGGCCGCCTACGCGCGCACCAATCAATACGGCTTCCTGGAAAGCCCGTATCGCGTGGTCAAGGAAGGCGAGGTTACCGACGAGATCGTATTCCTGTCGGCTATCGAAGAAGCCGACCACGTGATTGCCCAGGCGAGTGCCAAGCTGGATGACCGCAAGCTGGTCGACGAGCTGGTTGCCGTTCGCCATCAGAACGAATTCACGGTCAAAGCACCGGAAGACGTGACACTGATGGACGTGTCGCCGAAGCAGGTTGTTTCCGTTGCCGCTTCGTTGATCCCGTTCCTCGAGCACGACGACGCCAACCGCGCGCTGATGGGTTCGAACATGCAGCGTCAGGCCGTACCGACGTTGCGCTCGGACAAGCCATTGGTGGGTACCGGGATGGAGCGCAACGTGGCGCGCGATTCGGGTGTCTGCGTCGTTGCTCGTCGTGGTGGTGTAATCGATTCGGTCGACGCCAGCCGTGTGGTCGTGCGTGTACATGATGCGGAAGTCGAAACTGGTGAAGCGGGCGTCGACATCTACAACCTGACCAAGTACACCCGTTCCAACCAGAACACCTGCATCAACCAGCGTCCGCTGGTGAGTAAGGGTGACGTGGTCGAGCGTGGTGACATCATGGCAGACGGTCCGTCCACTGATATGGGTGAGCTGGCCCTCGGGCAGAACATGCGTGTCGCGTTCATGCCGTGGAACGGCTACAACTTCGAAGACTCCATCCTCCTGTCGGAGCGTGTGGTCCAAGAAGATCGTTTCACCACGATTCACATTCAGGAGCTGACCTGCGTATCCCGTGATACCAAGCTCGGCCCAGAAGAAATCACTGCGGACATCCCTAACGTGGGTGAGGCTGCGCTGAATAAGCTGGACGAAGCGGGCATCGTCTATGTGGGTGCTGAAGTGGGCGCGGGCGACATTCTGGTAGGTAAGGTCACGCCGAAGGGCGAAACCCAGCTGACCCCGGAAGAAAAGCTACTGCGTGCGATCTTCGGTGAGAAGGCATCCGATGTTAAGGATACCTCCCTGCGCGTGCCGACCGGCACCAAGGGCACGGTCATTGACGTGCAGGTCTTCATCCGTGATGGCGTTGAGCGAGACTCTCGTGCTCTGGCGATCGAAAAGATGCAGCTCGACGAGATTCGCAAGGATCTCAATGAAGAGTTCCGTATCGTTGAAGGTGCGACGTTTGAGCGTCTGCGCTCCGCGCTGGTTGGCGCGTCCGCCGAAGGCGGCGCCGGCCTAAAGAAAGGGACCGTCATTACAGACGAGGTTCTTGATGGGCTCGAGCACGGTCAGTGGTTCAAGCTGCGCATGGCCGAAGATGCTCTGAACGAGCAGTTGGAGAAGGCCCAAGCCTATATTTTTGACCGCCGTCAGCTGCTCGACGACAAGTTCGAGGACAAGAAGCGCAAGCTGCAGCAGGGCGATGACCTGGCGCCTGGCGTGCTGAAGATTGTCAAAGTCTACCTGGCGATCAAGCGTCGCATTCAGCCGGGCGACAAGATGGCCGGCCGCCACGGTAACAAAGGTGTGGTCTCCGTGATCATGCCGGTTGAAGACATGCCACACGATGCTAACGGGACCCCGGTGGACATCGTTCTCAACCCGCTCGGTGTGCCGTCGCGTATGAACGTCGGTCAGATCCTCGAAACTCACCTTGGCCTTGCGGCCAAAGGGCTGGGCGAGAAGATCAATCGTATGCTCGATGAGCAGCGTAAGGTTGCAGAGCTGCGCAAGTTCCTGACCGAAATCTATAACGAGATCGGTGGGCGCCAGGAAAACCTGGATGAGTTCAGCGATCAGGAAGTGCTGGATCTGGCCAAGAATCTGCGTGGTGGGGTGCCGATGGCTACCCCGGTCTTCGACGGTGCCAAGGAGCGCGAAATCAAGGCCATGCTTAAGCTGGCGGATTTGCCAGAGAGCGGCCAGATGCAGTTGTTCGATGGCCGGACGGGGAACAAGTTCGAGCGTACGACCACGGTCGGCTACATGTACATGCTCAAGCTCAACCACCTGGTTGATGACAAGATGCACGCGCGTTCCACCGGTTCCTACAGTCTGGTCACCCAGCAGCCGCTGGGTGGTAAGGCGCAGTTCGGTGGTCAGCGTTTCGGGGAGATGGAGGTCTGGGCCCTGGAGGCGTACGGTGCCGCCTACACCCTGCAGGAAATGCTCACGGTCAAGTCGGACGACGTGAACGGGCGGACCAAGATGTACAAGAACATCGTGGACGGCGATCACCGTATGGAGCCCGGCATGCCGGAATCCTTCAACGTGTTGATCAAAGAGATCCGCTCGCTCGGTATCGACATCGATCTGGAAACCGAATAA
- the rpoC gene encoding DNA-directed RNA polymerase subunit beta', with protein MKDLLNLLKNQGQIEEFDAIKIALASPEMIRSWSFGEVKKPETINYRTFKPERDGLFCAKIFGPVKDYECLCGKYKRLKHRGVICEKCGVEVALAKVRRERMAHIELASPVAHIWFLKSLPSRIGLLLDMTLRDIERVLYFESYVVIDPGMTTLEKGQLLNDEQYFEALEEFGDDFDARMGAEAVRELLHEIDLEHEIGRLREEIPQTNSETKIKKLSKRLKLMEAFHGSGNLPEWMVLTVLPVLPPDLRPLVPLDGGRFATSDLNDLYRRVINRNNRLKRLLDLSAPDIIVRNEKRMLQEAVDALLDNGRRGRAITGSNKRPLKSLADMIKGKQGRFRQNLLGKRVDYSGRSVITVGPTLRLHQCGLPKKMALELFKPFIFGKLEMRGMATTIKAAKKMVERELPEVWDVLAEVIREHPVLLNRAPTLHRLGIQAFEPVLIEGKAIQLHPLVCAAYNADFDGDQMAVHVPLTLEAQLEARALMMSTNNILSPANGEPIIVPSQDVVLGLYYMTREAINARGEGRVFADLQEVDRVFRAGEASLHARVKVRINETIKDRDGSITKNTRIVDTTVGRALLFQVVPAGLPFDVVNQPMKKKAISKLINLCYRTVGLKDTVIFADQLMYTGFAYSTISGVSIGVNDFVIPDEKARIIDAATEEVKEIESQYASGLVTQGEKYNKVIDLWSKANDEVSKAMMANLSKEKVIDRDGNEAEQDSFNSMYMMADSGARGSAAQIRQLAGMRGLMAKPDGSIIETPITANFREGLNVLQYFISTHGARKGLADTALKTANSGYLTRRLVDVAQDLVVTEIDCGTEQGLHMTPHIEGGDVVEPLGERVLGRVIARDVLKPGSDDVLVPAGTLIDEQWVDFIELNSIDEVIVRSPISCETRYGICAKCYGRDLARGHQVNIGEAVGVIAAQSIGEPGTQLTMRTFHIGGAASRTSAVDNVMVKNGGTIRLHNLKYVERADGALVAVSRSGELAVADDYGRERERYKLPYGAVISIKEGDKVDAGTVVAKWDPHTHPIVTEMKGVVTFAGMEENITIKRQTDELTGLTNIEVMDPKDRPASGKDIRPAIKMVDTNGKELLLPGTDVPAQYFLPANALVGVADGAEINVGDVIARIPQETSKTRDITGGLPRVADLFEARRPKEPSILAEISGTISFGKETKGKRRLVITPTDGTDPYEELIPKWRHLNVFEGEQVNKGEVISDGPSNPHDILRLLGVSALAKYIVNEIQDVYRLQGVKINDKHIETILRQMLRKVEVAESGDSSFIKGDQMELTQVLEENERLSLDDKFGSKYVRVLLGITKASLSTESFISAASFQETTRVLTEAAVTGKRDYLRGLKENVVVGRLIPAGTGLQYHSERKRKRDAEKPVRVSADEVEAALTEALNSSGN; from the coding sequence TTGAAAGACTTGCTGAATCTGTTGAAAAACCAGGGTCAAATCGAAGAGTTCGATGCCATCAAGATTGCATTGGCTTCGCCCGAGATGATCCGTTCCTGGTCCTTTGGCGAGGTTAAAAAGCCAGAGACCATCAACTATCGTACGTTCAAGCCCGAGCGTGATGGCCTGTTCTGCGCCAAGATCTTTGGCCCGGTCAAGGATTACGAGTGCCTGTGCGGCAAGTACAAGCGCCTCAAGCATCGGGGCGTGATCTGTGAGAAATGTGGCGTCGAGGTTGCGCTGGCCAAGGTTCGCCGCGAGCGCATGGCGCATATCGAACTGGCTTCGCCGGTTGCCCACATTTGGTTCTTGAAGTCGCTGCCGAGCCGTATCGGCCTGCTCCTGGACATGACCCTGCGTGATATCGAGCGCGTGCTCTACTTCGAGAGCTACGTGGTGATCGATCCGGGCATGACCACGCTCGAGAAGGGTCAGCTGCTCAATGACGAGCAGTACTTCGAAGCACTGGAAGAGTTCGGTGACGATTTCGACGCTCGCATGGGTGCCGAGGCCGTGCGCGAGCTGCTGCACGAAATCGACCTTGAGCACGAGATTGGTCGCCTGCGTGAAGAGATTCCGCAGACCAACTCGGAAACCAAGATCAAGAAGCTGTCCAAGCGCCTGAAGCTGATGGAAGCTTTCCATGGTTCGGGCAACCTACCGGAATGGATGGTACTGACCGTTCTGCCGGTGTTGCCGCCGGATCTGCGTCCGTTGGTCCCGCTCGATGGTGGCCGCTTCGCGACATCGGATCTCAACGATCTGTATCGCCGGGTGATAAACCGTAACAACCGTCTCAAGCGCCTGCTCGATCTGTCGGCGCCGGACATCATCGTGCGCAACGAAAAGCGCATGCTGCAGGAGGCCGTTGACGCGCTGCTCGACAACGGTCGTCGTGGTCGCGCCATCACTGGCTCGAACAAGCGTCCTCTCAAGTCTTTGGCCGACATGATCAAGGGCAAGCAGGGTCGTTTCCGTCAGAACCTGCTCGGCAAGCGTGTTGACTACTCCGGTCGTTCGGTCATTACCGTCGGCCCGACCCTGCGCCTGCATCAGTGCGGTCTGCCGAAGAAGATGGCCCTCGAGCTGTTTAAGCCGTTCATTTTTGGCAAGCTGGAAATGCGTGGTATGGCGACCACCATCAAGGCCGCCAAGAAGATGGTCGAGCGCGAGCTGCCGGAGGTCTGGGACGTCTTGGCCGAAGTCATCCGCGAACATCCCGTGTTGCTCAACCGGGCGCCGACACTGCACCGTCTGGGTATCCAGGCGTTCGAGCCGGTCCTGATCGAAGGCAAGGCGATTCAGCTTCACCCGTTGGTCTGCGCCGCGTACAACGCTGACTTCGACGGTGATCAGATGGCCGTTCACGTGCCGCTGACGCTGGAAGCTCAGCTCGAAGCGCGCGCGCTGATGATGTCGACCAACAACATCCTGTCGCCGGCCAACGGCGAGCCGATCATCGTGCCGTCGCAGGACGTGGTCCTGGGTCTGTACTACATGACTCGCGAAGCGATCAATGCCAGGGGCGAGGGTCGTGTGTTCGCTGACCTGCAGGAAGTCGACCGCGTATTCCGCGCCGGCGAAGCGTCGCTGCATGCCCGCGTCAAGGTGCGCATCAACGAGACCATCAAGGATCGCGACGGCTCGATCACCAAGAATACCCGCATCGTCGACACCACTGTCGGTCGCGCGCTGCTATTCCAGGTGGTTCCGGCAGGTCTGCCGTTTGACGTAGTCAACCAGCCGATGAAGAAGAAGGCGATCTCCAAGCTGATCAACTTGTGCTATCGCACCGTTGGCCTGAAGGATACCGTCATCTTTGCGGACCAGTTGATGTACACCGGTTTCGCCTATTCGACCATCTCCGGTGTCTCGATCGGTGTGAACGACTTCGTCATCCCGGACGAGAAGGCGCGGATCATCGACGCCGCGACCGAGGAAGTGAAGGAAATCGAGTCGCAGTACGCCTCCGGCCTGGTGACCCAGGGCGAGAAGTACAACAAGGTGATCGACCTCTGGTCGAAGGCAAACGACGAAGTTTCCAAGGCGATGATGGCCAACCTCTCGAAAGAGAAGGTCATCGACCGTGACGGGAACGAAGCCGAGCAGGACTCGTTCAACTCGATGTACATGATGGCTGACTCCGGGGCGCGGGGTTCCGCTGCCCAGATTCGCCAGCTGGCCGGTATGCGTGGCCTGATGGCCAAGCCGGACGGCTCGATCATCGAGACGCCGATTACTGCGAACTTCCGCGAGGGACTGAACGTACTGCAGTACTTCATCTCCACTCACGGTGCTCGTAAGGGTCTTGCGGATACCGCCCTGAAGACCGCGAACTCCGGTTACCTAACCCGTCGCTTGGTCGACGTGGCGCAGGATCTGGTGGTGACCGAGATCGATTGTGGCACCGAGCAGGGCCTGCACATGACGCCGCACATCGAAGGCGGCGACGTGGTCGAGCCGTTGGGTGAGCGTGTATTGGGCCGTGTGATTGCGCGTGACGTTCTCAAGCCTGGCAGCGACGACGTGCTGGTTCCGGCCGGTACGTTGATCGATGAGCAGTGGGTCGACTTCATCGAGCTGAACAGCATCGACGAAGTGATCGTGCGTTCGCCGATCAGCTGCGAAACCCGCTATGGCATCTGTGCCAAATGCTACGGTCGCGATCTGGCCCGTGGTCACCAGGTGAACATAGGTGAGGCCGTCGGTGTTATCGCCGCACAGTCCATCGGTGAGCCGGGCACACAGCTGACCATGCGTACGTTCCACATCGGTGGTGCGGCCAGCCGGACTTCGGCTGTCGACAACGTAATGGTCAAGAACGGCGGTACCATTCGCCTACATAATCTCAAGTACGTCGAGCGTGCCGATGGGGCCCTGGTCGCGGTTTCGCGTTCCGGTGAACTGGCAGTGGCGGACGATTACGGCCGCGAGCGCGAGCGCTACAAGCTGCCGTACGGTGCGGTGATTTCGATCAAGGAAGGCGACAAGGTCGATGCCGGCACCGTCGTTGCGAAATGGGATCCGCACACGCACCCGATCGTGACCGAGATGAAGGGTGTCGTGACCTTCGCGGGCATGGAGGAGAACATCACCATCAAGCGTCAGACCGATGAGCTCACCGGTCTGACCAACATCGAGGTGATGGATCCGAAAGATCGTCCGGCGTCCGGCAAGGACATTCGTCCGGCGATTAAGATGGTCGATACCAACGGTAAGGAACTGCTGTTGCCGGGTACCGACGTGCCTGCCCAGTACTTCCTGCCGGCGAACGCGCTGGTTGGCGTGGCCGATGGTGCCGAGATCAACGTCGGTGACGTTATCGCGCGTATCCCGCAGGAAACGTCCAAGACCCGCGACATCACCGGTGGTCTGCCGCGCGTTGCCGACTTGTTCGAGGCGCGTCGTCCGAAAGAGCCGTCGATCCTGGCGGAAATCAGCGGAACGATCTCCTTCGGCAAGGAAACCAAGGGCAAGCGCCGTCTGGTCATCACGCCTACCGATGGAACCGATCCTTACGAGGAGCTGATTCCGAAGTGGCGCCACCTCAACGTCTTCGAAGGCGAACAGGTAAACAAGGGCGAAGTGATCTCCGACGGGCCGAGCAACCCGCACGACATTCTTCGCCTGCTGGGCGTCAGTGCGCTGGCCAAGTACATCGTCAACGAGATCCAGGACGTCTACCGCCTGCAGGGCGTGAAGATCAACGACAAGCACATCGAGACCATCCTGCGGCAGATGCTGCGCAAGGTAGAAGTGGCCGAGTCGGGTGATTCCAGCTTCATCAAGGGCGACCAGATGGAGCTGACCCAGGTGCTGGAAGAGAATGAGCGCCTGTCCCTGGACGACAAGTTCGGCTCCAAGTACGTGCGTGTGCTGCTGGGTATCACCAAGGCCTCGTTGTCCACCGAGTCGTTCATTTCGGCGGCGTCGTTCCAGGAAACTACTCGCGTCCTTACCGAGGCGGCGGTTACCGGCAAGCGCGACTACCTGCGCGGCCTGAAGGAAAACGTCGTGGTCGGTCGTCTGATTCCGGCCGGTACCGGTCTGCAGTATCACAGCGAGCGCAAGCGCAAGCGTGATGCCGAAAAACCGGTTCGTGTGAGTGCCGATGAGGTCGAAGCGGCGTTGACGGAGGCGCTGAATTCCAGCGGCAACTGA
- the rpsL gene encoding 30S ribosomal protein S12, translated as MATINQLVRQPRKRVVEKSDVPALQNCPQRRGVCTRVYTTTPKKPNSALRKVCRVRLTNGFEVASYIGGEGHNLQEHSVVLIRGGRVKDLPGVRYHTVRGSLDTSGVKDRKQGRSKYGTKRPK; from the coding sequence ATGGCAACGATCAACCAGCTGGTACGCCAGCCGCGCAAGCGCGTCGTCGAGAAAAGCGACGTCCCTGCGCTGCAGAACTGCCCGCAACGCCGTGGCGTGTGCACTCGTGTGTACACCACCACGCCAAAGAAACCGAACTCTGCACTGCGTAAAGTATGTCGTGTTCGCCTGACCAACGGTTTTGAAGTCGCCTCCTACATCGGTGGTGAAGGTCACAACCTGCAGGAGCACAGTGTCGTGCTGATCCGTGGCGGTCGTGTAAAAGACCTTCCGGGTGTGCGCTATCACACCGTGCGCGGTTCGCTGGATACCTCCGGTGTCAAGGATCGTAAGCAGGGCCGTTCCAAGTACGGCACCAAGCGTCCGAAGTAA
- the rpsG gene encoding 30S ribosomal protein S7, giving the protein MPRRRVAAKREILDDPKYGSLILAKFMNHVMESGKKAVAERIVYGALEKVKERKNTDPLEIFEKALDAIAPLVEVKSRRVGGATYQVPVEVRPSRRNALAMRWLVDAARKRGEKSMALRLAGELSDAFEGKGAAVKKREDVHRMAEANKAFSHYRF; this is encoded by the coding sequence ATGCCAAGACGTCGTGTAGCAGCCAAGCGCGAAATCCTTGACGATCCGAAGTACGGAAGTCTGATTCTCGCCAAGTTCATGAACCACGTGATGGAAAGCGGCAAGAAGGCCGTAGCTGAGCGTATCGTTTATGGGGCCTTGGAAAAGGTCAAGGAGCGCAAGAACACCGATCCCCTGGAAATCTTCGAAAAAGCACTCGACGCCATCGCTCCGCTGGTCGAAGTGAAGTCCCGCCGTGTAGGTGGTGCGACTTACCAGGTTCCGGTCGAAGTTCGTCCGTCCCGTCGTAACGCGCTGGCCATGCGCTGGCTGGTAGATGCTGCGCGTAAGCGTGGTGAGAAATCCATGGCCCTGCGCTTGGCGGGTGAGCTGTCGGATGCATTTGAAGGTAAAGGCGCTGCTGTGAAGAAGCGTGAAGACGTGCACCGTATGGCTGAAGCCAACAAGGCCTTCTCGCACTACCGCTTCTAA